The DNA window tcataaaagaacAGTACAGCCGAAATTCCTTGAAACCATCAAAAGCTGTCACCAACCCTTTTGCAGGAATCGCCTGAAACATCCAAAATTCCATGGAATTGAATTGCTCATCTCCTAAAACCATCCCTGTAGTTTCAACGTTTACAGCAAACGGCTCGGATTCTTCCTCAACCAGGAAGCCTATAAGCTTATGGCCTGGTATGTACCATTCACCGGTTACCAACGCTTTATGGGAAGCCAGGTCCAAAATCTTCGAGAGACTCCTTGATCCACCAAAAGATGCACCCCCTCAGAGCGAATTGCTCACCAAAACTCCCTCTCAAAGCCGAACCACCatcttttataacttttcatcTGATTATATCTTGAGAGAACAATATAGGGATCCCTGGAATGAAGTTAGAATGGGCATGTTGCTTGAAGACCTTGATGCTTTAGCTGGGACTATCTCTGTCAAGGTTccccatttttttcttcttcacaaactTACCTTCTTTCATTTTCTAAAAGCTGCTTTAAACCTTGTTTGTTTGTAAAATTAGCATTGTTCAGATGATGATAGCACAACAAGGCCTCTGTTGCTGGTAACAGCTGCTGTTGATAAGATTGTTTTGAAGAAGCCCATTAGTGTTGACATTGATCTCAAAATAGTTGGTTCTGTCATATGGGTTGGGAGATCATCAATTGAGATTCAATTAGATGTTATTCAATCCCTAAAAGGTGCTTTAATCTAAAACCTATGACTTGCCTTTTATAATGTTTAGGTACCCCATCTGGATTCTCCAATCTGTGTCGTGGCTTAAAATTTTGTGTTCTTTAATATGGATATTCAACACTCCAACCCCATTTTTTTTTCTCCCTTTAATAAGCATATTTCTCATTTAAAACCTACTTAGTATATGCATACGAGTAACATTTTTCATTTATGGATATATATTAGATTGAGGTTTGGCCATGATGATTTAGCCTTTGATCTGATTTTGTTATTTCATGTAGAAGAATCGGATGTTTCGCATTCAGTAGCCCTAGCAGCTAACTTCATCTTTGTGGCCCGTGACTCTAAGACCGGGAAAGCTGCTGCTGTTAACCGGCTTTCTCCAGAAACTGAACGTGAGAAATTTCTTTTTGAAGAAGCTGAAGCTAGAAGCaaattgagaaaaaagaaaagagtggatAGAAGAAAACTCGAAAATGGGGAGGTAAATCAACTGGAACCACTCTTAGCAGAGGGCCGAATCTTTTGCGATATGCCGGCCTTAGCAGATAGAGACAGCATTCTTTTAAGGGATACCCGTCTTGAAAATGCTTTGATCTGTCAACCGCAGCAGAGGAACATCCATGGTCGAATATTCGGAGGTTTCTTAATGCATCGAGCATTCGAGCTAGCTTTTTCAACAGCTTATGTCTTTGCTGGACTCGTGCCTTGCTTTTTAGAAGTTGATCATGTTGATTTCCTAAGGCCTGTAAGTACCTTCCTGCTTTCTGTGCAGGTTTTAGCATTAAATTCATTGCGTCTCATATAGGGAGAGATCAAGATTCCGAACTTGATCATTATTTCAAGCATATCCTCATGAAATGGAAGACAAGAAGAAACTTTCAGATTCAATATTGTCTTTCCAGCATCTTCGGTTCACGTTTGTGCTTCAATTTAGGTCTATCTTTAACTTAAGCAAAAAGAATTCCTATACTTTGAGCAGGTCGATGTAGGCGACTTCCTTCGTTTGACGTCATGTGTTCTGTACACTAAACTCGAGAATCCGGATCA is part of the Gossypium hirsutum isolate 1008001.06 chromosome D11, Gossypium_hirsutum_v2.1, whole genome shotgun sequence genome and encodes:
- the LOC107912502 gene encoding acyl-coenzyme A thioesterase 9, mitochondrial, whose translation is MELNCSSPKTIPVVSTFTANGSDSSSTRKPISLWPGMYHSPVTNALWEARSKIFERLLDPPKDAPPQSELLTKTPSQSRTTIFYNFSSDYILREQYRDPWNEVRMGMLLEDLDALAGTISVKHCSDDDSTTRPLLLVTAAVDKIVLKKPISVDIDLKIVGSVIWVGRSSIEIQLDVIQSLKEESDVSHSVALAANFIFVARDSKTGKAAAVNRLSPETEREKFLFEEAEARSKLRKKKRVDRRKLENGEVNQLEPLLAEGRIFCDMPALADRDSILLRDTRLENALICQPQQRNIHGRIFGGFLMHRAFELAFSTAYVFAGLVPCFLEVDHVDFLRPVDVGDFLRLTSCVLYTKLENPDQPLINVEVVAHVTRPEIRSSEVSNTFYFTFSVRPEAKATKNGFKIRNVVPATEEEARRILERMDAEMPQQNQ